In the genome of Plutella xylostella chromosome 6, ilPluXylo3.1, whole genome shotgun sequence, the window AAGGTTTAGCTGGTTTCGATGTCACTCGTAATGTAAAACTTAAATGTCTGTaatgtttaataaatgtaataggtacctaaattcCAAAGATGGCCGGTTAGTCGGCCGCTACATTTCTGTGTATCTACTCGTATTTATCTCGATGTTAGTAGTTCTTTTGTGGAAAGCGCGACCCAGAATGCAACAGCTCAAAGTCAAAAAATTGTTTTCATTAAgtatgtaattaatttacaaatgCCACAGGATGGTAGATGTCTTGGTCGCGTTTTGAAGCAGTTGTGTAAAAACTATTATCGAAACCAGCCCATAGTAAAAATAAGCTATtcatgcaaaaaaaaaaaacttgtaaagCTTTTGAACTTGCATAATGTTATAGGTCTGTAGCTTTTACTTTGAACGtgttttacattattattttgttttgtttctaatatttttgcaaattACTTTGCTTCATTATTTACTATCAAATGAgtttttttcttaatgtttataattttagtattCGTTCATTATTGCCACTGTTTTTGGTAGTGATTTTTGCGTAAAATCTATTATTACTTCGTTCGCTCTGTTACTTTTGAAgtgaattattgttttttatacaTGAAGAAGTACCAATAAAATAGACGACGAACTACCTCCATATGCCTCCATATTACAGTTAATGTAGACATAAGTTTATTATCTTTTGTACCTCCATATacaatgttaataatattagatGCATcggaaaatttatttatttatttattcatatcaattatttattcattcatttatatATCAACatgattatatataaatctAAAATTGAAAGGGAATCCCAAAATCAGAATAACAAGATACTTAGGTAAATACTTTTTCAGTCTTCAGATTTTAGTATTCAGTAGCgatcttattattttttcgtaatATCATTTATTAGTCGATGACTATATCACCAACGTAACAGATTTACTAACACCAGTTGTACAACGCGCGCagattaacaaaaaatatgaaaatggctGAAAGTTGGAAGCAGTGTTGCAGTGTTGTAACAAGTTATAGCACATTACATAGTTCCTTAGTGGTTTCTACCTCTATAGTATTGTAaccatatttttatacatctGAATTTTCCGAAGCATCTAACTTGTTACAATCAATAATTCATATGATAAGAACAATTGTGTTAGTTTAATAAGGGACTTTTAAGGGTTTTTTAATGCTATTTCATGAAATTATTggaattttattgatatctTATTCGTGTGaatgtttacaaaaaaaatgtatgcttAATTTTCTGTCTTAAATTTAGGAACCACTCCAAATGAATGGAAAACTCTTTACAATTACATTTTGAATAAACAATCTGACTAGTTCCAattacttgttttttttacagaaacgTGGCTCTTTGATCTTTTGTAGgcttgcaccaaacatttaaatttattgctgTCTTGCTCTGGCACTTAAGAACTAAGCGGTTGGCTAAAagtgataagtaggtacgatGGATTATAgcaggaaaaaataaaatactgatcCTTCAGGTAAGTATACTTCCTTTATTTATCATGAAATATGCACCTTATTAACTATCTatgtaacttatttattatactgGCTTACAGATGAGTAAGAGATGAGTAATGGCGAAACAAGAATATCTAAGTACAACGAAATATTTAGCTTATATTTACTATTCTATCATGATGGTAAAAATGAGGACTCTAAGAATGTAAATTGTATCGGTAACTAGGTAGACAGAAACCCGCGtattattctatttatttaagataatagGAAGCCAGATTTGAAAAATCCTACGATAACATTGAAAAGATGAAAATTACGTCCTAATCTAGAGCCGAAACTAACACCGGGGTCTCTAAACATAAAACTGACTAGAAGTAACACAACGACGCATTCTCAGGATGCGAACGCTATTTTACTCTGAATGTAAAGCGATGACATCTACAATATACAAATTTCGTGATAACCTTAAAAACTATGTAGTATTTTAGTGAAAAATCTATTTACAAATGATCTGGAATGAAGGATGTAACGATGAACTAACTAGTTATATTTGAGTAAGGAAACTTCACGTTTCCGCACCTGAAATATTGTTCAGCTCATTGTAACATCcatattgtttaaaaatcgttggtgtaaaaatatttcttgaAATTACTGTCgtattaaaagtaaatatttacgcCATTACATTTAAGTAAGCTATAAGAAAGTACttagctatttatttattttataaggtaaaatataattgtgACATTTCTTTGCGATAAACAATAGTTGAAGTCAAGAAAACTTAAACTttgaacaatataaaatattacttattgttcaccaaaataaatgcaaaaataaagaaaaatcaTCTTTTAACATTCAACGCAtacaaaatacatagatatatttataaaactacGAATAAACTCAATTGAATTGCTCaacatacataagtacctactgaaataaatattttcataatttttgacAACGTAAATCACTGTAAACCTATACGAATAAGACATGAaatgttttcaaaatatttgatGCTAATACAAATTTTACATACCACAATACATACAATTATTTACTCATGATCTTACGATACGATCAATCGAAAATCAATCCGCCTAACATTCAATCCATAGGGTTGAAGCACTCGATAATTTTCCTAACCGATAGCGCACAAATCACATACAACTCGCCCTACACactttgtacaaaaatatcatttaagTTTATCCGTTCAGCTGTTTCCTTGCAAACACTTTGGGGGTTGGTTTCctagcggcggcggcggcgggcgcggcgcgggccggTGCCTTTGGCCTTAAACTGGGTATTTGACTGACGCGGATGCCGATGCTGGTCTTCTGCTTGGGCGCGGCCGGCGCCTGCTGCTTCGGCTGGTCGAAGGTGGAACTCCTGATGAGTTTCGGCGGCTCTGGGTCTGGCTTCTCAGCCTCGATCCACACTCGCTTGTCGGGCTTCGCCGGCGACTGCTTTTTGCACTGCTCCACTTTCTTCCACAGCCCAGAGATTTTACTCTCAATGTCTTTCTTTGCTGTGGTTACTGAATGGACGCTGCCGGTGCTGCCCTGGCGGGAGCCGCGGGAACTGACGGTGACAGTTTTCCCGCTGTCGTTGCTCTGGAGGCTGTGGTTGGAAGCTGAAGGCCGCATGCCAGAGGTGGAGGGTCTAGGGGAGGGTTTCTTGGGCGGGTTCTTAGCGTCACCACTTGCTGCCTTGGTGAGagcggggcgggcgcgcggcAGGCGGCTGGGTGATGTGGGCGCCGGTTTGGTGGGAGTACCAGCCTTCACCAGACGACTCTGTACATTGCTTCTCTCAGGCACCGGCAGGTCTCTGGCCGGCACCGAGCTCTCTTCCTTAGTGAACGTGCCCTGCCTCTCTAAAGGCAGCGGCTTCGCCAACGGAATAGACATCGGCTTCTGTGCAATTTTTGAGGGCGACTTTGGGGGAATTTTCTTAGGGGACGTGTTTGCGCTGGTGGCTTTTGTAGGGGTTGGAGTTTTGCTGGGGGGTTTGGCACTCAGAGCTTTGGCGAGGGGTTTAGTGATGGCGGGTTTCTGGATAGTCttggcgggcggcgcggggcgcttGGCGGGCGCGGTGGTGCGTCGGTAGGGCGACACATACATTGCTTTCTTCCGTCCTCTGATCGCTTTGGGTCCGTCTTGTTCCTTGTCAATAGATTCGTTGGAGTCTAGACTCTCGTCGCGTCTCAGGTCGGGTTTGGTGATCTTCGGTTTCGGCTTCACGGCGGGCGTGTCTGTCTCCGAGTCCGAGTGGACGCGGCCCTCCGAGTGGCTGTCGCCCTCGTAGCTCGCAAAGTCGCTGCTACTCGGGTTGTTTTTGAGGTCATTTTGCATTGCGCGTCTGTACGACGCGGTCATTTCTATGTTTTTAAGATTGTTGACCAGGCATAGATCGATGGTCGTTGGGCTTTCTATGACGGGGAGGTATTGGCCGAAAGTCTTAGTGTAGGTTAGCATCTGCGTTGAGGTaacttcgtcatcatcatggGGCCCTTCTAGTAATTGCTGGTCTAGTTCAGCGGAGGACAGGCTGTCGTATCCTGTGGTAGACTCGACAGCGTCTTCCCGCGCGGGCGACGCCACGTCGTCACTTAAAGTCCTGGTTCTAAACCTCTCCGCGTCTTCTACCCGCTTCTGTTTCATGGTCTTCTTCGCGGCTAACCGCTCCCGTAACTCCGCTATCTGAGGATCTATGCTACCATTCTGCGTGATTATATTGGTTATATCCACAGTTTGCGTCTGATATCTCGCTCTGTCCTCCATGCGTCTCTGTTTCGCACTGATACGTCGTTTAGTCTTGGCCTCTGAATTTGCAGTCACATAGTCGTCGGATCTGGAATCGCTCTCGGATTTCGTCCAAGTGAGGAACTCGTCAGTTTCAGTGTCGACTGCaagtgtgacgtcactttCCGCTGCCGGGTCTGCTATTGTATACGTTTGGTATCTGTCCTTAGCTACTAAACGTTTCTCTTTTGGCGTCAAGTATCTTTGTCGCTTCGGAGTGGATTCTACACTACTCATATCTGAGGGTAGCGGGGTGCAATTCTCAGAGCCTGAAGGTATATCCGTCACGACATTCAGCGTTGATAAGCAATCCTCATACACTTGATGCGCCGTCGTCTGTTCAATTTCTACAGTCGACTCTGCCATCTCGTCAAATAATGACGGTGGATTGACCTGATCTAGGTCTTGGAAGGCATTCGTCAAGTGACTGCACATAGGGAAGTCTTGAACTGGCTGCTTAAAGTCAAACACAACTGGTGTTTTTTCCTTAGCGTCTGCTACTTCTGATACTATGCTTGATACGGAAACCATACTGCTTTCCATATCTAAATGCTCCATTTCTGACGGAGGCTTCATATCTCCTATTAAACTCATGGGGTTACTGTCCAGATGTTCACTACTGCCAATGTGGAATGAGTGGCTCAGGGCCCGTTTCACCATAAGCGAATGAGGCAAAGACTTCTTTCGGCTCTTCTGTGAACACTTCTTGGACATTTGCGTCGATGTATCGTCGAAGTGGCCTGACGCGCTTAAAGACAGTAGACTGCCTAAGTTAGATGGAGGCTTGATGTTGTCTAAGTCTAAAGAGTTTAATGACGTCACACTGGTATCCATTCCGTTAAATTGTGAGCATTTTAGCTGCGCGGCCAATCTCGCCGCTTCTTTCTCAATGGCCGATGATAGAATCGAATCGAACTTCGGTTCGGTATCGTCTGCTAATGACATGTAGCTGGGTTCGGGAATGTTGTCGAGCATTCTGTCGTGTTCGTAGTGATCTTCTATCATCGGCATCACGTGGTCTGGGGACTGTCTGTCGAGTTTGTTAGTTAAATCTGGTCTGGAGAATGACATGCTGGTGATTTCACTCTTTTCTAGCAAATCTGGAAGTGCGTTTGTGGGGTCGACGACCTCGCTTCTGATGGAAGAAACCATGTGGACTGACCCGCTGATCGTCGGGAAAGTGACGTCATCAGGGCACGTATTATCATTCCACGTATCTGTGTGTTTGGACGCGTCATCATAGTCAGCTGGTTTTTCTGTGTACTTAATGTCGGTCCATTCTAGTTTATTCTTATTGCGTGTCAGTGTCCCAGCTTCGTAGTGTTTAGGTGGGGATCCGACATCGCTCCACGAGCCGTCCAGAACATCAGCGTACGACTCGTTGGAACGGTTCAGCTCGTCTTTCACTTCAGACTCTAGCGTCGTATTCGCAGATTTCGGCGCTAAATACTCGTTCGAGCGAGTCATTTCATTCAGCTCCGTCGACTCGAAAGTCGTATTCCCTGAATCGACTGTCGGCATTTCATTCGATCTATTCAATACATCCGATTCTGCGTGATTTGACTCTGCAGTCGTGTTGACCGAATGTTCCGAGTCATTCGTCTTATTCAGGGTTTCTGACGGGTCAAAAGCGGAGTCTATTTCGGAGGCACACCGATATTCGGCGTTAGCCTGTAGTCTGTCGTCAGACCCACTTCTCGGGGGCGCGCGGCCGTCGCTTCCGTCTGCGCGCGCGCGGGGCGCAGACGGCGGCTGGACGTTTTTTGACAAAACACTCGGCTTCACCTCCTCTATAAGCGACCTATCTTTGTATTCTAGAGCCAGCTTGCTCTGCCCGTCGGGCTTGCGTCTACGAGCCCGTAATTCCCGCGATTCTAATCGATCGTCGGATCTTACTCGAAGTTTCTCGTCGTCCTTTCTCTTAGATTGTCCTTTAGCCATGCCCATTCGGACGCAGCGCTCGAACACTTCCTTATCCGTAGAACCGAACGAACAATTACTTAGAGAACTCAGCGAGTTGCTTCGTTCCAACTGCCTGGGAGGCGCGTCTATCCTAGCGGGCAGGCTCGGAGGGCCTTCGTCGAACAATCTAGAAGAATGCGCCTTCATTCTCGAATGATGCGCGAGCGACATAGTAGTAGTGTCACCGTGGTACGAAAACGGCGATCGCGTCATAGCACTTGTGAACTCTTCTACACGCTTGTTTTTGCTCGAAGCCGGCTTCTGTCGCGACCGATGCGTCTCTCTCACTTCTAATCTATCGTCGCTTCGCACTCGCATCTTTCCATCATCTTTTTTCTTCGTTAACCCTTTAGACATGCCCATACGGACGCATCGCTCAAACGCCTCCTTATCAGTCGATCCGAAAGAATCATTACTTAGAGAGCTAAGCGAGTTGCTTCGTTCCTTGTCAATTCTAGCTGGTAAACTAGGCGGGCCGTCCTGGAAATACCTTGGCCCTCTCGTCCTCATGAGATAAGCTAGAGAATTCGACGTATCACCGTGATAAGAGAACGGAGACCTACTCACATGTAGATTACCAAACTCTTGCTCCAGTCTCTTAACTTTCCCCGTCGGTTTGATGTTATACGCCCCGGACGCTAAATTCTTTTCGAACTCCGCATCCTTTGTTTTTTGCTTCTGTGGGACAATCTTATCGCTGCGGTCTAAGGATTTGTGTTGGCGGTTGTGCCGAGTGTGTTCCGTAGGTCGTTCCACCGAGTGTGCCTTCTCCTCCCGTGCCCGCGGGTGTAGACTACAGAGGCCGGCGTTGACGGTCTTCTCGAATATCTCCCGGTCGGTGGAGCCAAACGAGTCGAGGCTCAGAGAGCTGAGTGAATCGTTTCGAGCGAGGTTGGAAGTGGCCGGTAGTTTGGGTTTCTCGCGGGAGTTGCGTTGAGACTTGATTGGGAGACGGCTCTCGTGTCTGCGACCTGGGAAGGAAGAATGGAAGTAAGTATTGATGGTAATGATTCAATCGATATTTCAGTTATCTTTATtggtaagtatttgttttttttttattaccgaAGGCTTTCTTGCTGAATAGACCAGCCTACTGTTTCGCTGCATTAAATTTTGCTTAGTCCGTTTTCTATTTATGACACGAGAGAATTCAAAAACGTTCTAGAACTTTGGCTGATGCCGAAGTCATCCAAtttcatttacttatttactcCTTACtcacttattatatttactccttatttatttattttatttaaactctttTTTGCATACACATAGAAacatacaaagtaggtacagaTCATTACAGGTTGACAGTCTATGTAAACCTTAACAAGGCACTAGGGCCATACATTGTTTGAATTACGAGCCAAAACCAACGCAAAATTACAAGCCTAGTGCCTAGTAGCCTAGTGGCAAACGGTTCAGGGTTAAAGCATACAAAAGTTTGTGTAATTATACCTTCAAACGCGTGCGCGTCGTCGatgggcggcgggcgcggcggggcgggcgggaaGCTGGTCTtgggcggcagcggcggcggcgggctctCCTCCTGAGACAGCCGGCGCTCCGAGCTCGGCGTGCGACTGTGGATATAATGGAGATTGTATTATAAACAATGATGCTATGAAGTTAATAAAACTTGTCCATCTTCAACATTTCTTGCGATAAAAAcacatttacataattaaaataccaCAGGTTTTTACCTTACCAGAAATAAAATGTCTAATGTCTTATGATAAAATCCGTTTGTGTCTATAAACAAACCGTTTAGTGTATTTTCGTACACTTTCTAACTGATATTTTGACTAATAAAAGTAgactaaatatattttttatcaatctGGTGGCCTTGATATGAAAGTGTGTATTAACGATTGCACGTTTACAGATAAAGactcatttattattttattaatcgcCACAACAAAGAtattgataataaataaataagattagTAAGAATACCTGTCGCGGATGTTGGCTGCGAAGTCATGAGACATCTTTACGGTTTCTGTCGATGATCTCAAATACGGAGGCATGGAACgctgaaaataaaatcattcaaattaataactataacagtcaatatatttgaaaaaaaaatactgcaaGTGAGTTCAGGCATAAGTATCTGCCGAataaccgataaccgttgtgGGGAACTCTCTAGAGTAGTACAAACACACAAATCTTGCGTAAAACGGTAGTGACTGAACTAGCGAGTATCGTGAGTTCTGATTTCTGATTCTCCTGAAGACTACTTTAGGTTATGCTacgcctatgtccagcagacGAGGATTGTAGCTAATGGAAAGTAATACTCACATAAGGTCCATCTCTGGCCATGAAGTGATGGCCGGAGCCCGCGTCTGATGGAGGGCCCTTGTTCTTTACCACCTGTGGAAGGAATTTTCACTCAATTATCctgtcatatctgccgaagaaccaaTGAGCGGGTGGAGTAAACGAGTTGTCGAGTGGAGACTAAGAACAGACTTGCGTAGCGTGAACTgattatgtatctatctatgtagatAGATGGCTATCCGACACCCTACAACAGGCgaaatgtccccacatataacATCACACATACCTGAGCAATACCCTTCTGTATGCACTCTTCTAACAATCCATCAGCATCACTTAAATTCGAGCTGTCACTCGTATCAGCTATCTCCCTCGCGCCCGCTGGCGTAGAGTTGATCGACAGGACAGACAGGTTGGAATTGCTTCCCGCCTTAGATAGCACGGCTGGGGTGTCTTCAGTGAAGTAGATTGTGCATGTGTCCGCGCCTGGGGTTTGGGAGCCTGCGGATATTGGAAATAATCGATGAGTGACAGAGGACTGTTGTGGCGCTTGGGACTGGCCTATTTCCAGCATTGGACAGTACAGATATTGCTTTAGCATTTTTATTGTCTAGTCTGTGAACCTAAtttgtgtttttatatttttcctttatattatgtaatctGAAGGcgaataaattatttctttcattcaaaatagtaaatatgtattagttaaaattattttaccttTAGCGATGTCAGCCTTCGGTAGTCTTTCTTGAGATCTGAAAAATGTATAACCATTATCAATATCCGTGTTATCCGTAAAGATTTGTCAATGAGTGATTTCTGGTCCATCAAGTGTTAGTGCTtacaataaaaactttaaaaaccgTCAGCGTTAGCGactgaataataatatgatcaTAGATGGTGCATAAGTAATCTGGATATTTACCTGTCATCATGAGCACCTAACTCCGTGTGATTGCTGGAAGCGGTCGTGTTGTGATCCTCCTGAGACGAAGACTTGTCACGCCGACTTGGCTGCAAAACAAATAcggatttattttaaaactgttCTTTCTAGTCTACTGCTTGTGAGTTTGATTAAACTAATTTACTAAATGAGAATCGAATTCCAACACAAGTGCTTTATTACTATGGTAAGAAAGACTTTTCCAATAATCGTAAAAGCAATATTCTTTCAGAATGACGACCTGAGTTTTTAAACGTCCTGTGGGAGATAATAAACTGACATGTTGTGCTCTTCGAGAGAAGCCTATGAGTGGATGAAgtatgggctgatgatgatgctgaTCCGTACCTTGGGGTCATCATCAATGGTGAGGTTGCTCAGACTCGTGGCGGTGGAGAAGAAGGCGGGAGTGTCTTCAACTAGGAATGTCGTGGCGCGCTCCTCGAACACAGAATGCTGCTCGTCTGCGAATTTATGAGGAATGTTAGCTTGTAGAAAGAATGATAAAAAACCATTGAAACACATATTTGTTCATGACGATAAACCTAGGCTAAGAACAATAGAATAAGTTTAGTTTAGGTATTTCGTCGTGAACATTATTAATAAAGGATTTGTCACATAC includes:
- the LOC105388502 gene encoding adenomatous polyposis coli protein gives rise to the protein MSSREYYKVTYRSKTTGDHPSYDNHPDALDNDAEFNANQFKLYDDFTTDLRINYNPLRNNLFPAELGRRDFADRRKTADPNDSGVDMENGNPVDVASNDSDLLENEVMVDTWSSMDSSNSPLTDSGASASEDLTPSTSSEPPRPAPDPRDKPKTLPKPTDKRRDLTLQLDTIDDPLPRRPHFLDEDYQPPSRSNLECRIPKPHFLDHSPSPDELDERSDITNPNFLDDDILETDDGKKSGALPKRQQKQEERPRTNYRTALHYGLESAARSSERDKRASQLYRGTWPGEREPWPDAASVRSFSSSGSGDAPRPAANLDNKMECVYSLLSLLTLSPDNNADLSGPLLEMSRSVESCVAMRQAGCIPLLVQLIHSKLPRETRDRAAKALRNIIHTQTDDKAGRREARVWRLLEQVREYCYTLEDVVESRKEGRELIEDDATKHPSQSVAALMKLSFDEEHRHVVCQLGGLQALAALVSGDQSAHGSGTDDHTCLTMRKYAGMTLTNLTFGDGNNKSLLCSFKDFMMALVEQLESPNEDMRQVTAAVLRNLSWRADTNSKQVLREVGAVKGLTKAAMSCQKEATLKSVLSALWNLTAHCSMNKVALCSVDGALGFLVDMLSYNSPTKTLAIVENAGGIMRNVSSHIAVREDYRQILRERNCLSVLLQHLKSPSLTVVSNSCGTLWNLSARCPQDQQFLWDHGAVPMLRSLIHSKHKMIAMGSSAALKNLLNSKPGKTHIISLDSTARNMNLPVLPTLGARKQKALEQELDQNLAETCDNIEPATSPSTSNREEKNLFTATERQIAMNLERHRMTSSSPLMGNLSSQISLSHSAHLAGYLSCSNTLLKGALGTRSASGGSSNNVNRSESKDSVTSTHSDTVFERVMRTGKVPVPTPRNKDLMKTETSEAFKAKDGNFIRYSSQPPIPPPRSTEMRTNYTESGYDVDQDSCDQPIDYSRKYSETKSSEPAEAPPEPKPKSKKSKKDNPDFGDYQETDLDQPTDYSLRYAEHQSETGSDTSDPPVPSINEDTIKHFATEGTPYETPIIFSTATSMSDLRVIGKDGRPKAPNIKENPEVMTHSDEKDTCSIEDPPIDNDRAISTVVSSQPVEEKRGLFDTKFSSGMVSPEKPVNYCDEGTPGCFSRVSSLSSLGEPTEEDSLAKRNAMATINVDPCLMDESINSAKDKDGSKAVTFASDAIETAASSPPCVQDTPLMFSRSSSLGSLPQVDNDNDHRPDNLSDLSRMTSGCISPSELPDSPGHSAPLSPRPPPDRDEPDDDHDDDSHADEQHSVFEERATTFLVEDTPAFFSTATSLSNLTIDDDPKPSRRDKSSSQEDHNTTASSNHTELGAHDDRSQERLPKADIAKGSQTPGADTCTIYFTEDTPAVLSKAGSNSNLSVLSINSTPAGAREIADTSDSSNLSDADGLLEECIQKGIAQVVKNKGPPSDAGSGHHFMARDGPYRSMPPYLRSSTETVKMSHDFAANIRDSRTPSSERRLSQEESPPPPLPPKTSFPPAPPRPPPIDDAHAFEGRRHESRLPIKSQRNSREKPKLPATSNLARNDSLSSLSLDSFGSTDREIFEKTVNAGLCSLHPRAREEKAHSVERPTEHTRHNRQHKSLDRSDKIVPQKQKTKDAEFEKNLASGAYNIKPTGKVKRLEQEFGNLHVSRSPFSYHGDTSNSLAYLMRTRGPRYFQDGPPSLPARIDKERSNSLSSLSNDSFGSTDKEAFERCVRMGMSKGLTKKKDDGKMRVRSDDRLEVRETHRSRQKPASSKNKRVEEFTSAMTRSPFSYHGDTTTMSLAHHSRMKAHSSRLFDEGPPSLPARIDAPPRQLERSNSLSSLSNCSFGSTDKEVFERCVRMGMAKGQSKRKDDEKLRVRSDDRLESRELRARRRKPDGQSKLALEYKDRSLIEEVKPSVLSKNVQPPSAPRARADGSDGRAPPRSGSDDRLQANAEYRCASEIDSAFDPSETLNKTNDSEHSVNTTAESNHAESDVLNRSNEMPTVDSGNTTFESTELNEMTRSNEYLAPKSANTTLESEVKDELNRSNESYADVLDGSWSDVGSPPKHYEAGTLTRNKNKLEWTDIKYTEKPADYDDASKHTDTWNDNTCPDDVTFPTISGSVHMVSSIRSEVVDPTNALPDLLEKSEITSMSFSRPDLTNKLDRQSPDHVMPMIEDHYEHDRMLDNIPEPSYMSLADDTEPKFDSILSSAIEKEAARLAAQLKCSQFNGMDTSVTSLNSLDLDNIKPPSNLGSLLSLSASGHFDDTSTQMSKKCSQKSRKKSLPHSLMVKRALSHSFHIGSSEHLDSNPMSLIGDMKPPSEMEHLDMESSMVSVSSIVSEVADAKEKTPVVFDFKQPVQDFPMCSHLTNAFQDLDQVNPPSLFDEMAESTVEIEQTTAHQVYEDCLSTLNVVTDIPSGSENCTPLPSDMSSVESTPKRQRYLTPKEKRLVAKDRYQTYTIADPAAESDVTLAVDTETDEFLTWTKSESDSRSDDYVTANSEAKTKRRISAKQRRMEDRARYQTQTVDITNIITQNGSIDPQIAELRERLAAKKTMKQKRVEDAERFRTRTLSDDVASPAREDAVESTTGYDSLSSAELDQQLLEGPHDDDEVTSTQMLTYTKTFGQYLPVIESPTTIDLCLVNNLKNIEMTASYRRAMQNDLKNNPSSSDFASYEGDSHSEGRVHSDSETDTPAVKPKPKITKPDLRRDESLDSNESIDKEQDGPKAIRGRKKAMYVSPYRRTTAPAKRPAPPAKTIQKPAITKPLAKALSAKPPSKTPTPTKATSANTSPKKIPPKSPSKIAQKPMSIPLAKPLPLERQGTFTKEESSVPARDLPVPERSNVQSRLVKAGTPTKPAPTSPSRLPRARPALTKAASGDAKNPPKKPSPRPSTSGMRPSASNHSLQSNDSGKTVTVSSRGSRQGSTGSVHSVTTAKKDIESKISGLWKKVEQCKKQSPAKPDKRVWIEAEKPDPEPPKLIRSSTFDQPKQQAPAAPKQKTSIGIRVSQIPSLRPKAPARAAPAAAAARKPTPKVFARKQLNG